The genomic DNA gatcatcatcatccagcTTCCCAGCCTTTGCTATagggcagggaggaggagggaaaagttCAAATATCTCAGTCAAAGCTGATGTGAAATACAAATGCCCATCAACAGTATTTACATGAGTGTACAGATAAGACACTCACTGAAGAGGTAGAGGTCTCTAGACGTTTTTGTTTCTCCGTTGGTGGCAGACCACTTAGTTGTGCCCGTTGAAAGGACACAGTCAGTGCTGGTCTTCAGGTGCTTCCCAACGTATTCATAATTGGTGCCGTTATAGTGAACTTGATATAAACATAGGTTTAATATATTTGTATGCAGTTGAAGTGTTGCTTGTAATTGTATAGCTTGTAAATTAATATGCGCAATCTACTTACAGATAATTGTAGTTGAGTTTTCAGAGGAGGTGGTATTGACGCTCCCACGAATACATTTTCCATCCCTTAtaagaacaaagacaaaaaaacaaaagaaaaaaaaaagcacgaGAACTTTTGTGAGTTTCACCCGTTACCTTTGCAGCTAGTTGCTTTAAAGCTAAAATCCATTATAAAAAGATCAATAGTTACACTTTGTCTGCCCAGCTTAGGGTCATTTCATCACTACCAGGGATGGGTATATATTCAATCCAGGAGCTGGTGATTTTATGAAGTTCCCTCAGGACCTCTTCACTGGTTGATGTTCCAACAGTGTATATCCATTTTCCAGAAACCTACACACAGATGTGCATAATTAGACTAACTCAGATGGCTGAACACATCACTTACATTGCAAATGCTTTTGGAGGGAATCAGTTATGTtcattatgaacaggaggaatgattacagtgtaGAAAACCTCCTTCGGTTTTTGTGTGGGCACCAAACGGGTCAAGTGCTTCAGGGAAACTCCAACATGAGCTGCTTCAAAGTTGGCTGCTAACCTGCTAATGCATTCATATTTAACTTGAGTAGCTAGTCAATGTAACATTCCTAAATGTTGGAGCttcataaaacaacacaacacactaaccctaacccaaaaagaaaagaaaagaatactatttgcttttattaattTTACCAATTTTAACCAAAAGTTAATTATAGATACACCAGGGAGGTCCTCTAAAACAAAGAGAACTGGACACCTGCTTCATACGTGGTGTAAATGCTGAGGACAACGTACCTGGCTTCGATCCTCCAGAGGTTTAAGCAGCTCTTCACAGTCTGGATCAGCAGCAGTCAGAGAGAAGAGAGCCAGCAAAACTACACAAAACTGAGCAGACATGATTAGAGGTCAAATGGATACTGTACCTCAGCAAGACCAGGAGGCAGTGTGTGATGACTGGCAGAGGGGAAGTCAACTTAAtatgggagagagaaaggaagagagagagagagaaagaaagaaagagagaggggtgtgACTGGGGGTTGAATGTGGTCATGGGAGATGGGAAGacaacagtgtgtttgttttaatggttgttATTCAGGCCCCTGAGACAAGGCTCCCATAGAAATGGTGGGATTGTGTAATTCATGATTGATTGTTAATGTTTAcacaacagtgtttttttaagatGATCCCCTACATTTGCACTTGTGTAAGAAAAAAGTCCATAGTACATGTTGAGAGTATTTGTGTATATAGAAAGGCAGCTTTTTTACTGCCGAGAATAACGCTGGTTTTTGGCTCACTCAcattccctctgtctgtcttctgcTGGGCAGAATAAATTATTCCTTCTGTGGGTCTCACTCTTTCTTTGTCAGTGTGTCATGTGTTTGAgaacaggaagagagggagaaaagatcACTTAGTATCAGGTACAATGTACTGTATACTCTACACTGtatgttatactgtatatgttctTTATCGATTCCCTTTTCAATTTCTCATCAATTTTTTGTGTGCAAAAAAGTAGGCAGTTTTTTagtgacaattttttttttttattatctccactgtttatcaatgaccttgcatgctgatgaatatatgaaacaaaACTAGATAAGTTAACtgcattaattaaattattattttgaaagcatcttacagtctcctgcctgtatgagaataacaaaaCGACGTAAGCAGGAGTGCTCCACtgttattaacattaatgttaTATCTTCAGCAGTGGacagcagcctctctgctgcactgttacTGTAGCTCTGGGACAGACATCAATGTGCAACACACTGAACGGGCACAGGGACAACAGGGTTGTtgaggtgagacagactgagcacaGAGTTATTctcttcacctcagagttgaCTGGACCAAAAATGACCCCCATTTGGAACGCTTGGCTGGCGCATAcccaaaaaaaagtttgtagCTTCTGGATTTGCTTCAGTGTTGTGTGACCCACTGAATATGCGCAGTAGTGTTTCTCCTGCTGGCCCAGCCCGCAAGCTACCGCTTACCACTGAGCAGCAGTACCCTATCCAATCCTACTACTATAATTGGAGAGCAGGATGTTtgtccgtccgtctgtctgttCACCTTTTGCCAACCCCTTCCATGATCTCCTCCAAGGTTTAGGGAGCCAGCCATTGCATATggcattttttcacatttcatttcatgtcaactatttcaatgttaaataaatagtctgcagttatactttttatttgggACTCCGGAGCTACAGCCACCTGGGACTATTTTGTCAGCCtgtgacacatacagtatgcgTATAGACGCCGTACGTAGGGGCGTGGACGACGGGAGAAGAAGAGACAACGAGAGGAAAATACTCACAATGCCAGTGTGGTAGCCGCTTTGCTGTCCAACTGTCTCCTGGCAAAGGGCCAGAAAGGGAGCTTCCTATGGACTGCCCACAGGAAGTGGGAAGCAGCCATATTGAAGATGGGGAAAAGTGGAAGGCCGGAAAAACACCAGAGCCTAAAGTTTCTGTTTTGATTTGTTAATGgactatttattttgttgttagaGAGATCTTTGAATTAACTTAGTTAGTCAATTTAGTTATTATAGATAATTTGATGGTTTAATTGTTGGTCAGTTTCCcccttttgtgtctgtgttggacTAGTCCACTTGTGTATATAATTTTATAGTATAAAATACTACAGCTACAGTTTGTTATATAGTTTGTCACCCATACAATTCACACATTATGTTCCTCTTGGTCTCAGTATTAAGatcccttttgtttttttgtttatgcatgttctcttttctttatgtatgtatttatgtaagtTTCTTTCAACTAAGACTTCTTGCGAAGGTTAAGGCCTATTTTCCTTTAAATTAATTGGAGAGAGTCATCCATATGTTGATAACTCACGCTTGGATTACTGTAATTCCCTCTATTTTGGTGTTGATCAGTCATCTCTTCGTCGCCTGTAGCTGGTCCAGTATGCAGCAGCACGTCTCCTGACTGGGAAGAGACAACATGATCACATCACACCAGTTCTGGCCTCTCTTCACTACCCAAATTATCTGAGTTGTTGCACCATCATGCTCCAGTCACAGCACTAAGGTCAACCGAACAGATGCTTCTGTATGCTCCTAGGTCAAAGCTCAAAACCAGAGGTGACAGAGCCTTTGCAGAGCAGTTCCGATATTGTATGGTAGAAAGCATCTACCATACAATATCTGAACTGGTCAGACCCTAGAAAgttgtatttattgtgttttaaaggTTCATCATActcataattgtttttttattttatcttgtgtCTTCAgcttgtacagcactttggtcaattgaggttgttttaaatgtgctatataaataaactttgacttgacttgacaagccggttataatacatttttaaccaaCAGACCACCTCATACAACTCCCAGTAATGCAGTCACCCAACATGGAGCCCCAGGCTGGTGGACACATAACAGCACACACGTTTTTGGGACCAGAGAGTGAGGTTAAGGTAAGAGACCTTGCTAGTGCCAATGACCTCCTGTATCGGAAAGCTGGATATTCTGCCCTTTCGAAATTAGAAAACGGTGGTTTGCTCTCTCGAGGATCAGGAAACCATAAACCTCTTTGAAACCAGAACACAACAAGTCAACATTGAAGGAGTCCAGCATTATGCCACCCCTCTCTTGAGGAAGACAGGGGCACTTAGGCTTAACAGTTCCCCACATTCTATCATGGCTCACCTGAGACCCACAGAGAAGTGTCTAAAGAAGGATCCAGAGAAGGCAGCTACCTACTCTGAGATCGGCAAGCTTATCCAGGCAGGTTATGTCAAGAAGCTTCTGCCAAAGGAAGCAGATCAGTCTACGGAGGCATGGTATCTCCCCCATCACCTGGTTAGTAAACAATAACAAATCACGACTAGTCTTCAGCTGCTCTTTCAGGTACCAGGGCACCTCTGTGAATGACCAACTCCTACATGGGCCTACGATCGATCCATCACTGCTCAGTGTTCTACTATGATTCAAATAGCACCATGTTGCCATGAGTGGAGACATCCGCTCCATGTTTCATCAAGTTTGTCTCCCACCTGTGGACAGACCACTCCTGGGGTTAATCTGGAGAGACCTACACTGTAAAGATGCACTGTTGAACTGTACAGTTGTACTGCCTGTACTGCCACCATTCAATCAGTAAACAGCTTAAATTAAACAGATGACTGTGCTCTCTGGCCAAAGTGGGCAAtcatcacacacaaaccagcatcAGTAGGTTTAATTCCCTAACAGTGCCACAACATAATTCTTCAAATGTCTTTGGTATCATCTTCAAGGACAGGAAGCTGGATCAGTTGAGCAACCGGTCGTGTGTAGACTTTCCCTTTCACCAGGACTTCTGCACTTCTGATGCATCTGGGGAGTGATGGATCAACAATCAGGACTGATTCACAGCCATGTTATCTGATGTCTTCTGCCACTTTTGCCGTGTCTGAAGAGTAGGCAAGTGGAACTGGAGCCAAAACTGGTTCACAAGAACCTGACAGTGGCACCATCTCGCCGCCCCATGAGGAGGGTGTTAGGTGTGATGGGATCAGGATTGGTGAATCAGCTGACAAATACCCCAGTGGTTTTGAGTTTAAACTCCCTTCTATCTCCACTTAGGTTGTGTTTAAGACATCCTCAGAAACTGCCTGGCTACCTACTGAAACTTGAAGGCCGGCCTTGATGGAACGAACTTCCCTCTCGCATGCTCCACTAAAGTAAGGAGCATTTAGTGGGTTAAACTTGAAGTCACTGTCTTTCAGTTGTGGTTCCATGGCTGCAAAAGCTTCTCAGAGTTCCCACTCAGCCCCACGGAAGTTGGAAGTTGGTACTGATACTATCTCCTTAAGTCGGCCTCTTTTTGCAATGAACTGGCAAAGACAGATCAGGAAGACATCTACATCCAAGGAGTTGAGGAGCTCAATGTGAACAGCTCGAGTTGTGAGGCACTTGAAGATAGCACCCCAGCGTTTCTCAGTTGTCCTGCCTATCTTGACCAGGTAAGGCCCAAAACAGTTCATCAATGTCTTTGATGAGGAGTTTCGTTGCCAGGTGACTTGGGTCTAGCAAAATGGGATGGACCTCTCCGATGGTTTGTTCTGCAGTCTTCGCAGTCTCCCCCCTGCTCGGAGCAGGCAAGTTgaggaggcacacacacacacacacacacacacacacagacacacacacacacacacacacacacacacacacacacacacacacacacacacacacacacacacacacacacacacacacacacacacacacactctgttctCCTGAAGGGAATGAGCGATTTACTTTTTCACATCCAGTCAGCAGGGGCCTGTGTTCTCTGTTTATCCTGTTACATAACAGCCAGCTGGCAGAGTGTGAATAGCAAAACCCCTGCATCTTTTAATGTGCTCCCCCtcaccccccaaaaaagcatCTCCCACAGACGCAGAGAAAGTAAAGatacaaacacagaaatattTCCCTTCTGGCCTCACCTCTTATTTCAACAAAAGCAATGGCCTCAaaatatttcagaaactttcttttgttgtctttgaatatattaatacattGAACAAGCTGGACATCAGCATGCTTGACATCAAGTAATTCTTTGTTTCCTCAGGGCAGATTCAAACTTATGTAACACTGAAAGATGATGGACAGTCATATTGCAGCCTAGTGTCCACCAACCACAGTGAGAGGGACTGGGAGtatctaaaataaaacagaaaacgtcacaaataaaagaaacactgacTAAATAATGTGCCAACTCCCAGGACAACTACGCCTGCAACACCAAACAGTAGTATAAGAGAAACCTGGTGACCCGGCCGCCATGTTGAAATAGACGTGGGAGGACACGGAGGGACTCACGTGCACTAACATGCACGAACGTACGAGCCAGCtatcaaaacaaagaacagagaagctcacattacaacacacacacacacacacacacacacacacacacacacagaaggtgTGACTTCACTCTCTGCTGTGGTTGCCATTACTCCACTAAATCTTTACATAGCAAATAGTTATTTGCTGACATTTAGTGGGGCAAAATGTTctatattgtacatttaaaggacaagttcacagtttttcctctGCTACACTAACATGTGCGTAACATGTGATGGCTCCAATTTTCCAATTTAGAGACTGATGGTTTATTTCTTGTAGAAGGAATACATAATTACTGTTAATTATAATTATGGTAATAATGTAGCAATTTGCAAGATTCTTGAAATTATTCATGCCTCTGGTGAAACACAAGGGCCAATCAGGAACTTGTCAATTGTGCAATGTTGTGCATGGCCCACGTTGAGGTCAGACTCCAAGTTGAGGATACAGAGTTTATTGGCACAGTACTATTTGTCAATAATGGGGAATAAAtcactgattacatttaattCCTCATATCTGAAGCATATAAATCTATTTTGGTTGTGGTTgtatttttgctcattttttttgCTGATGCAGGGGATGATAAATAATTAGTATTAAATCTTAGTAGACATTGTAAGAGAAGGTCATGTAAAGTACACAGTGCACGTGACCCTCACTCTTTCTGAGGGTGCACTGATAATAGTTttacataacacaaaacaaCCTTACTTAGATGCcactttttatacttttaatagATTTTGGGGATCCTCAAGCCACATTGAAGTTTCATTTTGCAGTAAATGTTTTTTGATATTCGTGGTGAAATGAGTCACTTGAGGGAATGCGAATGGTTGTTGTGAATATAAATTGGAGCCAGTCaatgaaagtgagagaaaaTTGCGCTGCTCATTGGGGATGAAAAGCcaccatctttttcttcttccagggAAATCACGACACAGTAAAACAACTTGTGAAAGGGCTGCACTCCGGCAACAGATTCTCACTGCCATGTAAAACCACTGCTCTCCATCCTTCAAGGGGCCCTTTCACAAGTGACAACATGGAAAGACCAGTGCGGAGGTAGAAGAAGCATGAAGGAAACAATAAGCCAGTCCACAGCTTTACTCACAGTACTCCTATCTTTGACTCTACTAAACAGCTTTCATTGGCCAGTGTTTTGCAGAAATCACTAAAAGTACTTCTATGGTATCAACTAGATTGTAGTTGATACCATAGAAGTACTTTTAGTGACAGATGTGTTCCTAAGTGTAACAgacatgatgtttttttatggcTGCAAATGTTGTGATTAGTAtttattaagatttattttaaaaggagTCGGTTTTTGTTAAATCTTACATAATTGATAATTTGTACAAACATGATACAGAGTTCATGATTTGATAAAAACTGTTAGTGGCTAGTAAAAATTGGACATGATTTCCTACAAAATGTTGTGGAAGTgatcatttgaaaatgaaacagtTGCAAAGgttaatagaaataaaatattgcATGTTGGATATTGATATTTCCTATCTTGTTGAATCATTctgaataattattaattattaattgtgATTAATCATTAATCTGATCAGTGTCTTCACGTAGaatatcattaataataatataaaattaaagaTAAACCGTGCAACTTTGTTATTTCCGAGATGTGTTATCAAACTGGTAGCCCTTTGCATTACTCAGTACACTTGAAGTAGCTCTTAGTTTCAAAAAGGTGGCCTGAACTACAGGAAAACGCCAAAAGACAGTGAGTGCAAACAGATTACATTTATGCAAAAACACAAGCATGCAAACAACATACATAAGCTTTATATGCATAGATGATGGTATCCAGTGTGATTTATTAATCTGATATTAAATGTTCTATTCACTTCTCTCTTCTCTATTCACACAACAAAAAAGGAGCTGTTGTAAATAACAAGTCTACtatgaaaatgacttttaaaaagctgtaatcTGTCTTGTCACACTTTAAACCTCCTGCAAGATGGAAAAGGTGTTCTTTTTACATCTATAAAGACATCTGTGATGCATACAAGTGGTTACAGGAcctaaaaaacatcaaatacagATTTGACTCATGGTGTAACTTCAGGTCTCAGGATAGTCTTGAGGTGTAGGTGAGTGTTAACTCTATTGTTCTCCTTCCTTTACATCAGTAAAGGGGTTGCCCTCTTTCTCATCAGGACACAGGtctgaaatagaaaaaataccTGATAAGTGTCTCAATAAGTTACCCATACTAGTTACTGTGGTGTGTATAGTAGTGAAGAGCTCACCTGTGATGCCTCCAAAGTGGAAATCGGCAGGAAAGTTGAGGCACGCAGCCTGTTTCTTGAAAACCTccagatcatcatcatccagcTTCCCAGCCTTTGCTATagggcagggaggaggagggaaaagttCAAAATATCTCAGTCAAAGCTGATGTGAAATACAAATGCCCATCAACAGTTTTTACACGAGTGTACAGATAAGACACTCACTGAAGAGGTAGAGGtttctagttttttttgtttcgtcCGTGGTGGCAGAAGAAGTGGTGGTGTCTGTCCAGAGGACGCAGTCAGTACAGGTCTTCAGGTACCTCCCAACGTGTTCAAAATCGGTGCCATTAAAGTGAACTATTAGATATAAACAGAGGTTTAACAAATTGATATGCACTTGGAAGTGTTGCTTATAATTGTTAGTTTAGCATGTAAAATAATGTGCATCATGATCTACTTACATATCACTGTTGTGGAGTTTTCAGAGGTGGTGGTATTGAGGTTTCCATGAATACATTGTCCATTActtgttaaaaaatgaaattaaaaacaacacatgagaACTTTTGTGAGTTTCACCAGTTACCTTTGCCACTGGTTGCTTTAAAgctaaaattaattttaaaaggaTCAATAGTTACATTCTGTCTGCCCAGCGCAGGGTCATTTCATCACTACCAGGGATGGGTGTAGATTCAATCCAGGAGCTGCTGGCAGTTTTAAGTTGCCTCCGGGACTCTTCATTGGATGTTGTTCCAACATGGAAAATCCATTTTCCAGAAACCTACACACAAATGATCAAATGaaactcatatttaaaaaaaaattgtacgTAAGCAAAACATTATGTGAACTGATCTTGGACCAAAGAGCTAAGACACGTCTTCTTTTAGTTTTGTGTAGTGAATTTGGGATCAAATTAGTACAATGTGTGGTACAAATTAAAGGTAGGGCCACAATTTTacaagtctgtcctaaaacaacagtaaGGTGCCCAAACGAACATTGACACGTTCTTTCTTGCTGTACTCATTCCTATTGTTCATACTAGGCATTTAGAGATCTCATAATgagctttcaatgtaagtgatcgGTGACAAAATCTACAGCCCTCTTttcatgcaaaaatatatttaagggTGCAGCAGGTGGTTGACTGGTTAAGAGTGCATGCCACCTACACAGCAGACCCTGGTTTAAATCCCAGCCGGAGGACTAGTCTTTTTTGCCAAATgccctctttttgttacaatccttccactgcagctgaacactttcaactttatttgactaactcagatgGCTGAACACATTACTTACATTACAAATGCTTTTGGAGGAAATCAGTAATGTtcattatgaacaggaggaatgattacagtgaggaaaacctcttacAGTGTTCGTATGGGCACCGGACTGTTGCTTTAAGATAAATGGTGAATCTTTCCTTTAGCAATATACACATTTGATGCATATCTGCATCCATAGCCTTCACATTTCTTAATACCATTATTACTAATGTGCATTTATTAAAGCAACACTTACATCCTGACAGTCTTTAGTTTTGGTTATTTTCAGTATAGCATGGACAACACCTTACTCCAGATGTGAAATCAATCATCGGGGAACATTTAGTCACCTGAATGTTTCATTGTTGGCATGTTCAAGTGCTTCTGGGAAACTCCAACATGAGTGGCATCAAAGCTGACTGTTAACTTGctaattcattcatatttaacttGAGTAGCTAGTCAATGTAACATTCCTAAATGTTGGAGCTCcataacacaacataaaaaaagaaaagaatactatttgcttttattaattttaccaaaccatgaaaaaagtaaattatagaTACACCAAGGAGGTCCTCTAAAACAAAGAGAACTGGACACCTGCTTCATACGTGGTGTAAATGCTGAGGACAACGTACCTGGCTTCGATCCTCCAGAGGTTTAATCAGCTCCTCACAGTCTGAATCAGCAGCAGTCAGAGAGAAGAGAGCCAGCAAAACTACACAAAACTGAGCAGACATGATTAGAGGTCAAATGGATACTGTACCTCAGCAAGACCAGGAGGCAGTGTGTGATGACTGGCAGAGGAGAAGTCAACTATAtatgggagagagaaaggaagacagagagagagagagagagagagagagagagagagagagagagagagagagagagagagagagagagagagagagagagagagagagagagagagagagagagagagagagagagagaggatgggagTTGAATGTGGGCATGGGAGGAGTGGAGacaacagtgtgtttgttttaatggttgttATTCAGGTTACTGAAACGAGCCTCCCAAAGACATGGTTGGATTGTGTTATTCATGGTCCAAAGTGATCAAAGGGTATATGTATACAGTGAATTTTTACACAACACTGTTCTTTCAGATAATCCCCTCTATTTGAATTTGTTGTGTAAGAAATCATGATAAAGAGTCCATATATAGTTAATGtttcatgtatttgtgtataaataatgtatttttttagtgacaatacaacagttttattatctccactgtttatcaatgaccttgcatgctgatgaatatatgaaacataactaGATAAGTTAATTGAATAATTACtttgaaagcatcttacagtctcctgcctgtatgagaataaCTCAATGAGGGAAGCAGGAGTGCTCCACtgttattaacattaatgttaTATCTCCAGCAGTGGacagcagcctctctgctgcaccgtTATCTCTGGGACAGACATCGATGTGCAACACACTGAGTGGGCACATGGGTGTtgaggtgagacagactgagcacaGAGTTATTctcttcacctcagagttggtttaaattgtttaatgttgcagtgtgtgttgtgtctcgTTTGTTACTGCTGGATTTTGCTGCTCCGCTCTGCTAATGTTACTCTGTGAGTGACAGTGTAGAAGGTACACAGTATACTTCACGTTTGTCTCACcaaggtaattatttagtcatgATATCAAAACATGCTTgcaccatggatgtattataaaagCTGGATGCTGGACCAAAAGTGACGGCCATTCAAAACTATGAGAATTGCTCGGCTGGCACATGCCCCCAAAAAAGTTTGTAGCTTCAGTGTCGTAAGGCCCAAGGAATATGTGAAG from Scomber japonicus isolate fScoJap1 chromosome 9, fScoJap1.pri, whole genome shotgun sequence includes the following:
- the LOC128365141 gene encoding uncharacterized protein LOC128365141 isoform X1, which encodes MSAQFCVVLLALFSLTAAADPDCEELLKPLEDRSQVSGKWIFHVGTTSNEESRRQLKTASSSWIESTPIPGSDEMTLRWADRINGQCIHGNLNTTTSENSTTVIFHFNGTDFEHVGRYLKTCTDCVLWTDTTTSSATTDETKKTRNLYLFTKAGKLDDDDLEVFKKQAACLNFPADFHFGGITDLCPDEKEGNPFTDVKEGEQ
- the LOC128365141 gene encoding uncharacterized protein LOC128365141 isoform X3 encodes the protein MSAQFCVVLLALFSLTAAADPDCEELLKPLEDRSQVSGKWIYTVGTSTSEEVLRELHKITSSWIEYIPIPGSDEMTLSWADKVDGKCIRGSVNTTSSENSTTIIFHYNGTNYEYVGKHLKTSTDCVLSTGTTKWSATNGETKTSRDLYLFTKAGKLDDDDLEVFKKQAACLNFPANFHFGITDLCPDGKEAATDVKEGEQ
- the LOC128365141 gene encoding uncharacterized protein LOC128365141 isoform X2, whose product is MSAQFCVVLLALFSLTAADSDCEELIKPLEDRSQVSGKWIFHVGTTSNEESRRQLKTASSSWIESTPIPGSDEMTLRWADRINGQCIHGNLNTTTSENSTTVIFHFNGTDFEHVGRYLKTCTDCVLWTDTTTSSATTDETKKTRNLYLFTKAGKLDDDDLEVFKKQAACLNFPADFHFGGITDLCPDEKEGNPFTDVKEGEQ
- the LOC128365141 gene encoding uncharacterized protein LOC128365141 isoform X4; amino-acid sequence: MSAQFCVVLLALFSLTAADPDCEELLKPLEDRSQVSGKWIYTVGTSTSEEVLRELHKITSSWIEYIPIPGSDEMTLSWADKVDGKCIRGSVNTTSSENSTTIIFHYNGTNYEYVGKHLKTSTDCVLSTGTTKWSATNGETKTSRDLYLFTKAGKLDDDDLEVFKKQAACLNFPANFHFGITDLCPDGKEAATDVKEGEQ